The following proteins are co-located in the Streptomyces sp. DT2A-34 genome:
- a CDS encoding MetQ/NlpA family ABC transporter substrate-binding protein, protein MRNTAKITTAVLAAGALTLGLTACGSDKDSGTDASAPLKVAATPTPQGEILTYIKDKLAQKAGLELEVKEFTDYATPNTAVQQGEVDANYFQHQPYLDDFNKKNGGDIVAVPNATVHLEPLGVYSQGVKKLTDLKKGATVAVPNDTTNEARALKLLEANGVIKLKAGVGYAATPKDIASNPRNLQFKELEAAQLPRSLGDVDAAVINGNYALEADLSPAKDAIAAESPKDNPYGNFLAVKKGNEDDPRVQKLAKLLTSPEVKKFIEDKYDGAVVAAF, encoded by the coding sequence GTGCGTAACACCGCCAAGATCACCACTGCCGTCCTCGCCGCCGGAGCCCTCACCCTCGGACTCACCGCGTGCGGCTCGGACAAGGACTCCGGAACCGACGCGAGCGCCCCGCTGAAGGTGGCCGCCACGCCCACCCCGCAGGGCGAGATCCTCACGTACATCAAGGACAAGCTCGCGCAGAAGGCCGGCCTCGAACTCGAGGTCAAGGAGTTCACCGACTACGCGACGCCGAACACGGCCGTCCAGCAGGGTGAGGTCGACGCCAACTACTTCCAGCACCAGCCGTACCTGGACGACTTCAACAAGAAGAACGGCGGCGACATCGTGGCCGTGCCGAACGCCACCGTGCACCTGGAGCCGCTCGGCGTGTACTCCCAGGGCGTCAAGAAGCTGACGGACCTCAAGAAGGGCGCCACGGTCGCCGTCCCGAACGACACCACCAACGAGGCCCGCGCGCTGAAGCTGCTGGAAGCCAACGGCGTGATCAAGCTGAAGGCGGGCGTCGGCTACGCAGCGACCCCCAAGGACATCGCCTCCAACCCCAGGAACCTCCAGTTCAAGGAGCTCGAGGCGGCCCAGCTGCCGCGCTCCCTCGGCGATGTCGACGCCGCGGTCATCAACGGCAACTACGCACTGGAGGCCGACCTCAGCCCGGCGAAGGACGCCATCGCCGCCGAGTCGCCCAAGGACAACCCGTACGGCAACTTCCTCGCCGTGAAGAAGGGCAACGAGGACGACCCGCGCGTGCAGAAGCTGGCGAAGCTGCTCACGTCGCCCGAGGTGAAGAAGTTCATCGAGGACAAGTACGACGGCGCCGTCGTCGCGGCGTTCTGA
- a CDS encoding methionine ABC transporter permease produces the protein MTWSETQPLLEQACWDTLYMVGWSTLIAVVGGLPLGILLVLTDRGGLLQNVLANKVIGQIVNVARSMPFIILMVALMSFTRWVTGTTIGREAAIVPLAIGAIPFFARLVETAVREVDGGLVEAVQSMGGNTWTVVRKVLVPESLPSLIASATTTIVALIGYSAMAGTVGAGGLGDIAIRYGYQRFETELMWLTVAILAVVISLIQFSGDYAARSLHRRGGRSGPAPKLRLLKASTATSKTV, from the coding sequence GTGACCTGGTCCGAGACGCAGCCCCTGCTGGAGCAGGCGTGTTGGGACACCCTCTACATGGTCGGCTGGTCCACCCTGATCGCCGTCGTCGGCGGTCTCCCGCTCGGCATCCTCCTCGTCCTCACGGACCGGGGCGGTCTGCTTCAGAACGTCCTGGCCAACAAGGTCATCGGGCAGATCGTGAACGTCGCCCGGTCGATGCCGTTCATCATCCTGATGGTCGCGCTGATGAGCTTCACGCGCTGGGTCACCGGGACGACGATCGGCCGTGAGGCCGCGATCGTGCCGCTCGCGATCGGTGCCATCCCGTTCTTCGCGCGCCTCGTCGAGACGGCTGTCCGCGAAGTGGACGGCGGGCTCGTGGAGGCCGTGCAGTCGATGGGCGGCAACACCTGGACGGTCGTACGGAAGGTGCTCGTCCCCGAGTCCCTGCCGTCCCTCATCGCCAGCGCGACGACCACGATCGTCGCCCTCATCGGCTACTCGGCCATGGCCGGCACCGTCGGCGCCGGCGGTCTGGGCGACATCGCCATCCGCTACGGCTACCAGCGCTTCGAGACCGAGCTGATGTGGCTCACCGTCGCGATCCTCGCCGTCGTCATCTCCCTCATCCAGTTCTCCGGCGACTACGCGGCCCGCTCCCTGCACCGCCGCGGCGGCCGCTCGGGCCCGGCGCCGAAGCTGCGGCTGCTGAAGGCGTCCACGGCGACGAGCAAGACCGTCTGA
- the cbiE gene encoding precorrin-6y C5,15-methyltransferase (decarboxylating) subunit CbiE: MADRVTVIGWDGSPLTAAARSALGAATLVAGAAHHLALPEVPPAAERIRLGSVALAARRIAGHRGTAVVLADGDPGFFGVVRTLRAPEFGLEVEVVPAVSSVAAAFARAGMPWDDAQVVVAHRRTLRRAVNVCRAHTKVAVLTSPGAGPAELGLLLEGVHRTFVICEALGSEREGVTVVTSDKAADHTWRDPNVVIVIGRHPGRGAAAEGGGWIAGRDPGAGPRGWTLPAESYGGLMGEGELEPLRAAQLTRLGPRVGDLVWDIGCGSGAFSVEAARAGAAVIAVDRDPQACARTEANARGFGIQLQIVHGTAPHALENLAEPDVVRVGGGGAAVVSAVAERRPQRIVTHAATRDAAEIVGRDLSAHGYDVECALLQSVELDTRAWTERERSVAFLLSGVLPDRTV; the protein is encoded by the coding sequence ATGGCCGACCGCGTCACGGTGATCGGCTGGGACGGCTCGCCGCTGACCGCCGCGGCACGCTCCGCCCTCGGTGCCGCCACGCTCGTGGCCGGTGCCGCCCACCACCTGGCGCTCCCCGAGGTGCCGCCCGCCGCCGAACGCATCCGCCTCGGCAGCGTCGCCCTCGCCGCCCGCCGGATCGCCGGCCACCGCGGCACCGCGGTGGTGCTCGCCGACGGCGACCCCGGCTTCTTCGGAGTCGTACGGACCCTGCGCGCGCCCGAGTTCGGCCTGGAGGTCGAGGTCGTCCCCGCCGTCTCCTCGGTCGCCGCCGCCTTCGCCCGGGCCGGCATGCCCTGGGACGACGCACAGGTGGTCGTCGCACACCGCCGCACCCTGCGACGCGCGGTGAATGTGTGCCGCGCCCACACCAAGGTCGCCGTCCTCACCTCACCGGGCGCAGGACCCGCCGAACTCGGCCTGCTTCTGGAGGGCGTCCACCGCACCTTCGTCATCTGCGAGGCGCTGGGCAGCGAACGCGAGGGCGTCACCGTCGTCACCTCCGACAAGGCCGCCGACCACACCTGGCGGGACCCGAACGTCGTCATCGTCATCGGCAGACACCCCGGGAGAGGCGCCGCGGCGGAGGGCGGCGGGTGGATCGCCGGCCGCGACCCGGGCGCCGGACCGCGCGGCTGGACCCTGCCCGCCGAGTCCTACGGCGGCCTCATGGGCGAAGGCGAGCTGGAACCGCTGCGTGCCGCCCAACTCACCCGGCTGGGCCCGCGCGTCGGTGACCTGGTGTGGGACATCGGCTGCGGCAGCGGCGCCTTCTCCGTCGAGGCCGCCCGGGCCGGCGCCGCCGTCATCGCCGTCGACCGCGACCCGCAGGCCTGTGCCCGTACCGAGGCCAACGCGCGCGGCTTCGGGATCCAGCTGCAGATCGTCCACGGCACGGCCCCGCATGCCCTGGAGAACCTCGCCGAACCGGACGTCGTACGCGTCGGCGGCGGGGGAGCGGCCGTCGTCTCCGCCGTCGCCGAACGGCGCCCGCAGCGCATCGTCACGCACGCCGCGACCCGCGACGCCGCCGAAATCGTCGGACGCGACCTCAGCGCGCACGGCTACGACGTCGAGTGCGCCCTCCTGCAGTCCGTCGAACTCGACACGCGGGCCTGGACGGAGCGGGAGCGCAGTGTCGCGTTCCTGCTCAGCGGGGTATTGCCCGACCGCACGGTATGA
- a CDS encoding methionine ABC transporter ATP-binding protein: protein MITTTGLTKIYRAHRSRAREVTALDGVDLHVREGEVYGVIGQSGAGKSSLIRCVNLLERPTAGTVTVAGQDLTALAGRGPRAGKELRQARSRIGMVFQHFNLLSSRTVQDNVELPLEILGKSGKERSRKALELLDLVGLADKAKAYPAQLSGGQKQRVGIARALAGDPKVLLSDEATSALDPETTRSILQLLRDLNRQLGLTVLLITHEMDVVKSICDSAALMEKGRIVESGTVSELLATPGSELASALFPVGGEASADDRTVVDVTFQGEAATQPVISQLSRTYNIDISILGAAIDTVGGLQVGRMRIELPGRYEDNVVPIGFLREQGLRIDVVGREGQEPVLVKEGAK from the coding sequence GTGATCACCACAACGGGCCTGACGAAAATTTACCGGGCTCACCGCTCCCGCGCCCGCGAGGTCACCGCCCTCGACGGCGTCGATCTGCACGTCCGCGAAGGCGAGGTGTACGGCGTCATCGGCCAGTCCGGCGCCGGCAAGTCCTCGCTCATCCGCTGCGTCAACCTGCTGGAGCGCCCCACCGCCGGGACGGTGACCGTTGCCGGGCAGGACCTCACGGCCCTCGCGGGACGCGGTCCCCGGGCCGGCAAGGAACTGCGGCAGGCGCGCAGCCGTATCGGCATGGTCTTCCAGCACTTCAACCTGCTGTCCTCGCGGACGGTCCAGGACAACGTCGAACTGCCGCTGGAGATCCTCGGCAAGTCCGGGAAGGAACGCTCCCGCAAGGCACTTGAGCTGCTCGACCTGGTGGGTCTCGCGGACAAGGCCAAGGCCTACCCCGCCCAGCTCTCCGGCGGCCAGAAGCAGCGCGTCGGCATCGCCCGCGCGCTGGCCGGCGACCCCAAGGTGCTCCTGTCCGACGAGGCCACCAGCGCCCTCGACCCGGAGACCACCCGCTCCATCCTCCAGCTGCTGCGCGACCTGAACCGGCAGCTCGGCCTGACCGTCCTGCTCATCACCCACGAGATGGACGTCGTGAAGTCGATCTGCGACTCGGCCGCGCTCATGGAGAAGGGCCGCATCGTCGAGTCCGGCACCGTCAGCGAGCTCCTCGCGACCCCCGGCTCCGAACTCGCCTCCGCGCTCTTCCCGGTGGGCGGCGAGGCCTCCGCGGACGACCGCACCGTCGTCGACGTCACCTTCCAGGGCGAGGCCGCCACCCAGCCGGTCATCTCCCAGCTCTCGCGCACCTACAACATCGACATCTCCATCCTCGGCGCCGCCATCGACACCGTCGGCGGCCTCCAGGTCGGCCGGATGCGCATCGAACTGCCCGGCCGCTACGAGGACAACGTCGTGCCGATCGGTTTCCTGCGCGAACAGGGCCTCCGGATAGACGTCGTCGGCCGAGAGGGCCAGGAGCCCGTGCTGGTGAAGGAAGGTGCCAAGTGA
- a CDS encoding GNAT family N-acetyltransferase, which produces MTSTFPNISISTERLVLRPFEDLDIEAFAEMMNDEHVTAWTSVPHPYTEDDARAWITELAPAERTEGRGIVFAVTEFLTQRLVGIVHLQNTNWRVRSSEIAYVIAPWARGEGYASEAALATAQWLFHDQKFERLELRTAADNAASQQVAQKIGCISEGVLRGAWIVRSRTDSGEWTDVRTDLIVWSLLPEDLEGVGEQSVGGFTSFGDWN; this is translated from the coding sequence ATGACTAGCACCTTCCCCAACATCTCCATCAGCACGGAGCGGTTGGTGCTGCGTCCCTTCGAGGACCTGGACATCGAGGCGTTCGCCGAGATGATGAACGACGAACACGTCACCGCCTGGACCTCCGTGCCGCACCCCTACACCGAGGACGACGCCCGCGCCTGGATCACCGAACTCGCCCCCGCCGAACGCACCGAGGGGCGCGGCATCGTCTTCGCCGTCACCGAGTTCCTCACCCAGCGCCTCGTCGGGATCGTGCACCTGCAGAACACCAACTGGCGTGTCCGCTCCAGCGAGATCGCCTACGTCATCGCCCCCTGGGCCCGTGGTGAGGGCTACGCCTCCGAGGCTGCCCTCGCCACCGCACAATGGCTCTTCCACGACCAGAAGTTCGAACGGCTGGAGCTGCGCACCGCCGCGGACAACGCCGCCTCCCAGCAGGTGGCGCAGAAGATCGGCTGCATCAGCGAGGGAGTGCTGCGCGGCGCCTGGATAGTGCGCAGCAGGACGGACAGCGGTGAGTGGACGGACGTCCGCACCGACCTCATTGTCTGGAGCCTGCTGCCCGAGGACCTGGAGGGCGTCGGCGAGCAGTCGGTCGGCGGCTTCACTTCGTTCGGCGACTGGAACTGA